The proteins below come from a single Chelmon rostratus isolate fCheRos1 chromosome 10, fCheRos1.pri, whole genome shotgun sequence genomic window:
- the cntn3a.2 gene encoding contactin-3, translating into MTLPWKQLLLLSIIDCLADCLDSGSYHGPRWRMEPGDLFIPVDSIEEEATLTCDAKGIPPPQYRWSLNGTLINLGLDRRRRLSGGNLIISSLDRYQDVGMYQCMAYNTVGAILSRRASLQFAYLDHFKVHTRSAVSVREGQGVVLLCGTPTSSGDLTYAWVFNEYPYFVQQDNRRFVSQQTGNLYIAKVEPSDVGNYTCVVMNSITKGKVHSSPTSLILRTDGVMGEYEPKIEVNFPDNVPAAKGSTVTLECFALGNPVPEITWKRANGVPFPSKVKMKYSNAVLEIPSFQQDDTGGYECVAENRMGKNTATGRLAFYAKPQWIQAVKDTALAIEERLYWECRANGKPKPSYTWLKNGQQLLSGDRIHVEDGVLSVSVLTLSDAGMYQCVAENKHGVIYFAAELMVLASPPDFTGNVLRALLKAKAGTTVTLECKPQAYPIASILWKKGNLPIHTNDRITLSPDGTLRLANVSKSDAGSYTCFARNRFGMSSTTGRLLVTDPTRITQGPVDMEIIVGESIVLPCQVASDPVLDVSFSWAFNGQLISKGDGHFELVGGRTAGDLMIRNIQLYHAGKYICVVDTDVESLSAVAVLIVKGPPSPPDSVTVEEVTDSTAQLAWSAGRDNGSPITNYLIQTRTPFTVGWQRVNTVPEIIDGNTLTATVVDLNAWVEYEFRVLARNSVGVGEPSPVSVKTRTEDAVPDAAPGDVGGGGGSRSELVITWEPVPEELQNGESFGYIIAFRAFGEVSWTHVATSAPGASRYVYRNDSIAPFSPFHVKVGTYNSKGQGPFSPVVTIYSAEIEPSGMPAGVWARSVSASEIEVNWQALSFTPERVLGYEVVYWEDDTKPETMGKVRVPWNQTSVTVSGLAGNTQYFLTVSAFNTAGTGPFLPAINVTTKKPPPAQPPLNVEWTLIGSQLSLYWEPVVAMDSESEVTGYQLSYRRQRHKEVNTLTTANSTAELTLAEEEDDYIIQIQTLSEGGLGPASDPIRIHQLSMSVRGSRARSLDIFPLSLLLAIAISTFRSTS; encoded by the exons ATGacgttgccatggaaacagcttCTACTGTTATCAATCATCGACTGTCTGGCAG ATTGTCTGGACAGTGGCTCATACCATGGTCCAAGATGGAGAATGGAGCCAGGTGACTTGTTCATTCCTGTAGACTCCATAGAAGAAGAAGCTACTCTAACCTGTGATGCAAAGGGAATCCCACCTCCTCAGTACAG ATGGTCATTGAATGGGACTCTCATAAATCTGGGCCTGGATCGCCGGCGGCGTCTGTCCGGGGGCAACCTCATTATAAGCAGTCTGGACCGCTACCAGGATGTAGGGATGTACCAGTGTATGGCGTACAACACTGTAGGAGCCATCCTCAGCAGGAGAGCGAGTCTGCAGTTTGCCT ACTTAGATCATTTCAAAGTCCACACCAGAAGCGCGGTGTCAGTCCGAGAGGGACAAGGAGTGGTGTTGCTCTGCGGGACACCCACTTCCTCAGGAG ACCTGACTTATGCATGGGTCTTCAATGAGTACCCATACTTTGTTCAACAAGACAACCGGCGTTTCGTCTCCCAGCAAACAGGAAACCTTTACATTGCCAAGGTGGAGCCCTCTGACGTGGGTAACTACACCTGTGTCGTGATGAACAGCATCACAAAGGGCAAAGTTCACAGCTCGCCCACGTCCCTGATCCTGCGGACAGATG GAGTGATGGGTGAATACGAGCCGAAAATAGAAGTTAATTTCCCAGACAATGTACCCGCCGCAAAAGGATCAACAGTTACGCTGGAGTGTTTCGCCCTTGGGAA CCCCGTGCCAGAGATCACCTGGAAGAGGGCTAACGGCGTGCCCTTCCCCAGCAAAGTCAAAATGAAGTACTCCAATGCCGTGCTGGAGATCCCCAGCTTCCAGCAGGACGATACAGGAGGATACGAGTGTGTGGCGGAGAACAGGATGGGCAAGAACACAGCCACTGGTCGACTGGCCTTCTACG CCAAGCCTCAGTGGATCCAGGCCGTGAAGGACACGGCCCTGGCCATAGAGGAGAGGCTATACTGGGAGTGCCGGGCCAATGGGAAGCCCAAACCCTCCTACACGTGGCTGAAGAACGGCCAACAGCTTCTCTCAGGG GACAGAATCCATGTGGAGGATGGAGTCCTGTCGGTGTCAGTGCTGACACTATCTGACGCTGGCATGTACCAGTGTGTGGCTGAGAATAAACACGGCGTCATATATTTTGCTGCTGAACTAATGGTTTTAG cctctcctccagACTTCACAGGGAACGTCCTCAGAGCTTTGCTCAAAGCCAAGGCAGGAACTACTGTGACGTTAGAGTGTAAACCCCAGGCCTATCCCATCGCCAGCATTTTGTGGAAGAAAGGAAACCTGCCCATCCACACCAATGACAG GATCACACTGTCCCCGGATGGAACGCTGAGGCTTGCCAACGTGAGCAAGTCTGATGCAGGCAGCTATACGTGCTTCGCTCGGAATAGATTTGGCATGTCGAGTACAACTGGAAGGCTCCTTGTTACCG ATCCAACCAGAATCACCCAGGGACCGGTGGACATGGAGATCATTGTGGGCGAGAGCATCGTGCTACCCTGTCAGGTTGCCAGTGACCCCGTCCTAGACGTTTCTTTCTCCTGGGCCTTTAACGGACAGCTCATCTCCAAGGGAGACGGTCACTTTGAGCTCGTGGGTGGG AGAACAGCAGGAGATCTGATGATCAGGAACATTCAGCTTTACCATGCCGGCAAATATATCTGTGTGGTGGACACGGACGTGGAGAGCTTGTCAGCCGTGGCTGTATTGATTGTGAAAG GTCCCCCCAGCCCTCCAGACTCTGTGACGGTGGAGGAGGTGACAGACAGTACAGCCCAGCTGGCCTGGAGCGCCGGCAGAGACAACGGCAGCCCCATCACCAATTACCTCATCCAGACCAGGACTCCCTTCACTGTGGGCTGGCAGAGGGTTAACACAG TCCCTGAGATAATCGATGGGAACACGCTGACAGCCACTGTGGTGGACCTCAATGCCTGGGTGGAGTATGAGTTCCGGGTTTTGGCCAGAAACAGTGTTGGGGTAGGAGAACCCAGCCCTGTGTCAGTCAAGACCAGGACAGAGGACGCAG TTCCTGATGCAGCGCCAGGTGACGTGGGTGGAGGAGGCGGAAGCAGATCTGAACTGGTCATCACATGGGAG CCTGTCCCCGAAGAACTACAGAATGGTGAAAGCTTCGGTTACATCATTGCTTTCCGCGCCTTCGGAGAAGTTAGCTGGACTCACGTGGCCACCTCTGCCCCCGGCGCGTCGCGCTACGTGTACCGCAACGACAGCATCGCGCCCTTCTCTCCGTTTCATGTCAAGGTTGGCACTTACAACAGCAAGGGGCAGGGTCCCTTCAGCCCCGTGGTCACCATCTACTCTGCAGAGATAG aGCCAAGTGGGATGCCAGCGGGAGTCTGGGCCAGAAGTGTCTCAGCCTCTGAGATTGAGGTGAATTGGCAGGCTCTCTCCTTCACCCCTGAAAGGGTTCTGGGCTATGAG GTGGTTTACTGGGAGGATGACACTAAACCAGAGACCATGGGGAAGGTTAGGGTGCCTTGGAACCAGACCTCGGTCACAGTGAGCGGCTTGGCAGGAAACACGCAGTATTTCCTAACGGTCAGCGCTTTCAACACAGCGGGCACCGGCCCCTTCCTCCCCGCAATCAACGTCACCACAAAAAAGCCAC CACCGGCCCAGCCGCCGCTGAATGTCGAATGGACCCTAATTGGCTCACAGCTGTCGCTTTACTGGGAACCTGTGGTGGCGATGGATTCAGAGTCAGAAGTTACAGGTTACCAA CTGTCATacaggagacagagacacaaagaggtAAACACGCTCACGACAGCCAATTCAACAGCGGAGCTGACCCTCgccgaggaggaggacgacTACATCATCCAAATTCAGACGCTGAGTGAAGGAGGGCTGGGCCCGGCCTCGGATCCCATACGCATCCACCAACTGA GTATGAGTGTCCGCGGCTCGAGAGCCAGGAGTTTGGAcatcttccccctctccctgctcctcGCCATCGCAATATCAACATTCAGGTCAACTTCGTGA